In a single window of the Branchiostoma floridae strain S238N-H82 chromosome 2, Bfl_VNyyK, whole genome shotgun sequence genome:
- the LOC118409080 gene encoding uncharacterized protein LOC118409080, which translates to MQHLVLCSVSSGFVTLAISMGTRMGLFKHLAGMEGPKTSAQIAEMANMKERYVREWLAVMVTGQIVEYDKEQKTYFLPKHRLCMLGRLGYPDLMSQLALVAGDVADCFPADGPKGLPYSAYPEFHAFMGDMRERQHRTSLVDKFLPKIPGLREDLESGIRVLDAACGRGITTLILAQHFPNSTFVGTDLCEDAIQWPSEEVNKRGLANVTFQVQDLANMPADWSDSFDYVLVWDGVHDQADPERALRETFRMVKSGGRFSMVDIRGHTELADNMSNPASPIHYGISLLHYMTVSLYFGGKGLGAMWGQELASEMLQEAGFADIQLLDVPNSPGELHYLCKKP; encoded by the exons ATGCAGCATCTGGTGCTGTGTAGTGTCTCGTCCGGGTTCGTCACCCTGGCGATTTCCATGGGCACCCGCATGGGTCTATTTAAACACCTTGCAGGTATGGAAGGTCCGAAAACGTCTGCACAGATCGCAGAGATGGCGAACATGAAGGAGAG GTACGTTCGCGAATGGCTGGCCGTGATGGTGACCGGTCAGATTGTCGAGTACGATAAGGAGCAGAAGACATACTTCTTACCCAAGCACCGCCTGTGCATGTTAGGACGCTTAGGCTATCCTGACTTAATGAGCCAGTTAGCTCTGGTTGCAGGTGACGTGGCGGATTGCTTCCCAGCAGATGGACCCAAGG GTCTACCGTATTCAGCCTATCCAGAATTCCATGCGTTCATGGGAGACATGAGGGAGAGGCAGCATAGGACAAGCCTGGTGGACAAATTTCTGCCTAAAATTCCGGGACTGCGTGAAGACTTGG AATCAGGAATCCGAGTTCTTGACGCGGCGTGCGGCAGGGGCATCACAACTCTCATCTTGGCCCAGCACTTCCCAAACAGCACGTTTGTTGGCACCGACCTGTGTGAGGACGCCATCCAATGGCCTAGCGAGGAAGTCAACAAGCGCGGATTGGCCAACGTCACGTTCCAGGTGCAGGACCTGGCCAACATGCCCGCTGATTGGTCAGATTCCTTCGACTATGTTCTAGTCTGGGACGGGGTGCACGACCAGGCCGACCCGGAGCGCGCGCTGAGGGAAACCTTCCGCATGGTCAAGTCTGGAGGGCGCTTCTCCATGGTGGACATCCGGGGCCACACGGAACTCGCAGACAACATGAGCAACCCAGCAAGTCCCATTCATTATGGCATCAGTCTGCTCCACTACATGACAGTGTCGCTGTATTTCGGCGGGAAAGGTCTCGGCGCCATGTGGGGACAGGAGTTGGCATCGGAGATGTTGCAGGAAGCAGGGTTTGCCGACATACAGCTGCTGGACGTTCCTAACAGTCCCGGTGAACTACACTACTTGTGCAAGAAGCCTTGA
- the LOC118407110 gene encoding somatostatin receptor type 2-like translates to MGNDSYSNNTSSFQEDPFFTFSTVFKIILCVIGLLGNGLVMYVIMRYPKLHNAPNLYILNLSLAQFLYYVREVIQVAFMVIGPWTFGVAMCKVYRFVWAVSILAGSAFLAILSVERHQAVVNPVRSWLDHMAQERRVAFRNACIVWGIVAFLCVPHLVFASVTNVGAMIDCYYVAVGSMDAHTFNTIRIFYSVGLGFVVPLIIMVPHYVLLIVKLREVRAGNRDGGSNALGRVSRLVVVLVTVFVVFNLPGHVVNILTSVFGSVNLSTSTQWFTYALQDVSPCLNPVLCAVVPENFRSAVFKTLCTWPFRPKNHPRSSVAVTTPVDCEPRAPPSVSHETTL, encoded by the exons ATGGGGAACGATAGCTACAGTAACAACACAAGCTCATTCCAGGAGGACCCTTTCTTCACCTTTAGCACCGTCTTCAAAATCATCCTCTGCGTCATCGGGTTGCTAGGTAACGGGCTCGTCATGTACGTCATCATGAGGTACCCCAAACTGCATAACGCCCCCAATCTGTACATCCTGAACCTGTCCCTCGCACAGTTTCTGTACTATGTCCGGGAAGTCATACAGGTTGCGTTCATGGTGATCGGACCCTGGACCTTCGGTGTGGCGATGTGCAAAGTTTACCGCTTTGTGTGGGCGGTCAGCATTTTAGCGGGATCTGCGTTTCTTGCCATCCTAAGCGTCGAACGCCACCAGGCCGTGGTCAATCCTGTCCGGAGTTGGCTTGACCACATGGCCCAAGAACGGAGGGTAGCGTTTCGGAACGCATGCATCGTCTGGGGCATCGTCGCGTTCCTGTGCGTTCCTCATCTCGTCTTTGCAAGTGTGACTAACGTTGGTGCCATGATAGATTGTTACTATGTCGCCGTCGGGTCAATGGACGCTCACACTTTCAACACGATCCGCATCTTCTATTCCGTAGGACTGGGCTTCGTTGTCCCGCTCATAATCATGGTCCCGCACTACGTTCTCCTCATTGTAAAGCTGCGAGAGGTTCGGGCAGGAAACCGAGACGGGGGTAGTAACGCCTTGGGCCGCGTCTCCAGACTGGTCGTCGTCCTGGTTACAGTTTTCGTCGTCTTCAACCTGCCGGGTCACGTGGTGAATATTCTCACCAGTGTTTTCGGCAGCGTTAACTTAAGTACGTCGACCCAGTGGTTCACTTACGCCTTGCAAGACGTTTCGCCTTGTCTGAATCCCGTCCTCTGTGCCGTCGTGCCCGAGAACTTCCGTTCCGCGGTCTTCAAGACGCTGTGCACCTGGCCCTTTCGTCCGAAGAACCATCCACGCT CAAGCGTCGCCGTAACAACACCCGTGGACTGTGAGCCGAGAGCGCCCCCTTCCGTCTCTCATGAAACTACTTTGTGA